One genomic window of Clostridium taeniosporum includes the following:
- a CDS encoding Crp/Fnr family transcriptional regulator, whose amino-acid sequence MHNNFKLLPSSTINITSKFYKVFEEAGTLKKYRKDEIIYFQDDIAENFYLIKSGRVRVFLISPKGTELTIEILRKGNLFGESSYFAYGSRLTSGSAATDVELIAVCLNKLYPYLTKYPELMIQMFHLMSLSIQNLSIQVNSMAFLESDKKTAELLVRLGVCFKKNRNDKSYIIDYSHEEIAQLIGCCRVTVTKILNKFQKDGLISLGYKKVEIINEQGLKEFAFS is encoded by the coding sequence ATGCATAATAACTTTAAACTTTTACCTAGCTCAACTATAAATATAACGTCCAAATTTTACAAAGTGTTTGAAGAAGCTGGTACACTAAAAAAATATAGAAAAGATGAAATTATTTATTTCCAAGATGATATCGCTGAAAATTTTTATTTAATAAAATCAGGGAGAGTCAGAGTTTTTTTAATATCTCCAAAAGGTACAGAACTTACAATTGAAATTTTAAGAAAAGGTAATCTTTTTGGTGAATCATCTTATTTTGCCTATGGTTCTAGATTAACTTCTGGTAGTGCTGCTACTGATGTTGAATTAATAGCTGTATGCTTGAATAAACTTTATCCATATTTAACAAAATACCCTGAATTAATGATTCAAATGTTTCATCTTATGTCATTATCAATTCAAAATTTATCAATTCAAGTTAATAGTATGGCTTTCTTAGAATCTGATAAAAAAACTGCGGAATTATTAGTACGTCTAGGTGTATGTTTTAAAAAAAATAGAAATGATAAATCCTATATAATTGATTATTCACATGAAGAAATAGCTCAATTAATTGGTTGTTGTAGAGTTACTGTGACTAAAATATTGAATAAATTTCAAAAAGACGGATTAATATCTTTAGGATACAAAAAAGTTGAAATTATAAATGAACAGGGATTAAAAGAATTTGCTTTTTCTTAA
- the xdh gene encoding selenium-dependent xanthine dehydrogenase translates to MFKLNINGKDVISKIDKSLLSFLRDDLRITSVKDGCSEGACGTCTVLVDGKKVKACIQKVSKFVGKKILTVEGLSCREKEVYEHCFAEAGAVQCGFCIPGMVICAKALLDVNLNPTRLDVKKAINGNICRCTGYKKIEEAILMAAEYFRNNIKIIPNSTELKMAQRFKRVDAAEKVNGTGIFVDDIELQGMIYAKAVHSKYPRAIINKIDISKAEAHPDCVKILLAKDVPNNIIGHIKQDWDVLIAEGQTTRYIGDALALVATYHKDKLDEVCGLVEVDYTELEPVTSPTDALRSDAPLIHVDGNIMSRSMLQRGNATEAIKNSKYVVTRKYQTPYQEHGFMEPECAIAMPEGEDGILLYTSSQSVYDEQREISNMLKIPIEKVHSHSQLVGGGFGGKEDMSVQHHAALMAWYTKKPVKVKFSRQESLNYHTKRHPMGIEMTTACDENGYLTAMKAVIIADTGAYASLGGPVLERACTHAGGPYNYQNMDILGMSVYTNNVVSGAFRGFGAAQSCFATESNINLLAEMVGISPWEIRYRNAIRPGQVLPNGQIADESVAIAECLEAVKDVYESNSYAGIAIGWKNSGTGVGHKDIGRCILSIEHGKVHIRTSAACMGQGIAQMCTTVLCETTGLDPALIIHERPDTVRTPNSGTSTASRQTVVTGEAVRRVSEKLKVELDKGLKLDDLEGREFYGEYSAKTDPMGAIKDNPISHVSYSYGAQVIVLNEEGKVVKAVAGFDVGTPVNIQSVEGQIEGGMIMGLGYALTEEFKVERGYPKIKLGTLGLIRAKDAPELEVILVQGKGKIPQTYGAKGCGELCLIPTAPACAHAYYRLDGKFRNQLPLRDTFYKRSKNK, encoded by the coding sequence ATGTTTAAATTAAATATTAATGGTAAAGATGTGATTTCTAAGATAGATAAGTCATTATTATCTTTTTTAAGAGATGATTTAAGAATTACTTCTGTAAAAGATGGTTGTAGTGAAGGGGCGTGTGGGACATGCACTGTTTTAGTTGATGGAAAAAAAGTAAAAGCTTGTATACAAAAAGTATCTAAATTTGTAGGAAAAAAGATTTTAACTGTAGAAGGATTAAGTTGTAGAGAAAAAGAAGTTTATGAGCATTGTTTTGCAGAAGCTGGTGCAGTTCAGTGTGGTTTTTGTATTCCAGGAATGGTAATTTGCGCAAAAGCTTTATTAGATGTTAATCTTAATCCAACTAGACTAGATGTAAAGAAGGCGATAAATGGGAATATTTGTCGCTGTACAGGGTATAAGAAAATTGAAGAAGCTATTTTAATGGCGGCAGAATATTTTAGAAATAATATTAAAATTATACCTAATTCAACTGAATTAAAGATGGCTCAGAGATTTAAACGTGTTGATGCAGCTGAAAAAGTAAATGGAACAGGCATTTTTGTAGATGATATTGAATTACAAGGAATGATTTATGCAAAAGCAGTTCATTCAAAATACCCAAGAGCTATTATAAATAAAATTGATATAAGTAAAGCAGAAGCACATCCAGATTGTGTGAAGATTTTATTGGCTAAAGATGTGCCAAACAATATTATTGGACATATAAAGCAAGATTGGGATGTACTTATTGCTGAAGGGCAGACTACTAGGTATATAGGAGATGCATTAGCATTAGTAGCAACTTATCATAAAGATAAACTTGATGAAGTATGTGGATTAGTTGAAGTTGATTATACTGAATTAGAACCAGTTACATCTCCAACAGATGCTTTAAGATCAGATGCACCTTTAATTCATGTTGATGGAAATATTATGAGTCGTTCTATGCTTCAACGTGGTAATGCAACTGAGGCAATAAAAAACTCTAAATATGTGGTAACAAGGAAGTATCAAACACCTTATCAGGAACATGGATTTATGGAACCAGAGTGTGCAATTGCTATGCCAGAAGGAGAAGATGGAATTTTGCTATATACTAGTTCACAGTCTGTATATGATGAACAACGTGAAATTTCTAATATGCTAAAAATTCCAATAGAAAAAGTACACTCCCATTCTCAACTTGTTGGTGGAGGTTTTGGTGGTAAAGAAGATATGAGTGTTCAACATCATGCAGCGTTAATGGCATGGTATACTAAAAAACCAGTTAAAGTAAAATTTTCAAGGCAAGAAAGTTTAAATTATCATACTAAACGTCATCCTATGGGAATTGAAATGACAACTGCTTGTGATGAAAACGGTTATCTCACTGCTATGAAAGCTGTTATTATTGCTGATACAGGTGCATATGCATCTCTTGGTGGACCAGTATTAGAAAGAGCATGCACACATGCAGGTGGACCGTATAATTATCAAAATATGGATATACTAGGCATGTCTGTTTATACTAATAATGTTGTTAGTGGAGCTTTTAGAGGATTTGGAGCAGCACAAAGTTGTTTTGCTACTGAAAGTAATATTAATTTGTTAGCAGAAATGGTAGGTATTTCACCATGGGAAATTCGTTATCGTAATGCTATTCGTCCAGGTCAGGTGTTGCCAAATGGACAGATAGCAGATGAAAGTGTTGCTATTGCAGAGTGTTTAGAAGCTGTTAAGGATGTGTATGAATCAAATTCATATGCAGGCATTGCTATAGGATGGAAGAACAGTGGAACTGGTGTAGGGCATAAGGACATTGGTCGCTGTATTTTATCAATTGAACATGGAAAAGTTCATATTAGAACTTCGGCAGCTTGTATGGGACAAGGAATTGCACAAATGTGTACTACTGTATTATGCGAAACAACAGGTTTAGATCCTGCCCTTATTATACATGAAAGACCAGATACTGTTCGTACACCTAATTCAGGAACTAGTACTGCTTCAAGGCAAACTGTAGTAACTGGCGAAGCTGTAAGAAGAGTATCTGAAAAATTAAAAGTAGAATTAGATAAAGGATTAAAATTAGATGATTTAGAAGGTAGAGAATTTTATGGAGAATATTCTGCAAAGACAGATCCAATGGGAGCTATAAAGGATAATCCAATCAGTCATGTAAGTTATAGTTATGGAGCACAGGTTATAGTACTTAATGAAGAAGGAAAAGTTGTAAAGGCAGTTGCAGGATTTGATGTTGGAACACCAGTTAATATTCAATCTGTTGAAGGGCAAATTGAAGGTGGTATGATTATGGGATTAGGTTATGCTTTGACAGAAGAGTTTAAAGTTGAAAGAGGTTATCCTAAAATAAAACTAGGTACATTAGGACTTATTAGAGCAAAGGATGCACCAGAACTTGAAGTTATTCTTGTACAAGGTAAAGGAAAAATTCCTCAAACTTATGGAGCAAAAGGTTGTGGAGAATTATGTTTAATTCCAACCGCTCCTGCGTGTGCACATGCTTATTACAGATTAGATGGCAAATTCCGAAATCAGTTACCGTTAAGAGATACGTTTTATAAAAGATCAAAAAACAAATAG
- the yjeM gene encoding glutamate/gamma-aminobutyrate family transporter YjeM encodes MKSSTSLTKKLTLIPLSLMIFTTVYGFNNIPRSFYKMGYAAIPWYIFSGITFFIPFALMVSEFGSAFKKEKGGIYSWMEKSIGPKFAFVGTFMWYFSYITWMVNVASGMWVPVSNAIFGKDTTQNWAFFGLKGPQVLGVLAIIWILVVTYTSTKGLDKIKKVTSLGGTSVLLLNVFLWIGAVAVFWGNHGNLKQPIMGLNSFIQTPNPKYTGDIIASLAFVVYALFAYGGIEAIGGLADETESPEKTFPKGILFSAIIISVGYSIGILLIGIFTNWETVMGIKEVNLGNASYIVMSNLGYSIGTAFGASENIAMSLGRGVARYVGLSMFLALSGAFFTLMYSPLKQIIEGTPSKLWPGKIGETKNGLPINAMWIQATIVCIIIGLVAFGGSSMATFFNILVSMTNVAMTLPYVFITLAFPYFKKKKEITKPFIIFKTQGSANFWTCIVVLTIGLANLFCIIQPAIEGDIQTTIWSIIGPIIFSLVAWLMYKSYEKKNKSNVFKN; translated from the coding sequence ATGAAGTCAAGCACAAGTTTAACAAAAAAATTAACATTGATACCTTTGTCATTAATGATTTTCACAACTGTTTATGGATTTAATAACATTCCAAGATCGTTCTATAAGATGGGTTATGCTGCTATTCCTTGGTACATTTTTTCAGGAATAACTTTTTTTATCCCTTTTGCATTAATGGTATCTGAATTTGGTTCTGCTTTTAAAAAAGAAAAGGGTGGAATATATTCATGGATGGAAAAATCTATTGGACCCAAATTTGCATTTGTTGGAACGTTTATGTGGTATTTTTCTTATATAACTTGGATGGTTAATGTTGCATCTGGTATGTGGGTTCCAGTATCAAATGCTATATTCGGTAAAGATACAACACAAAACTGGGCATTTTTTGGACTTAAAGGACCACAAGTTTTGGGTGTTTTGGCAATCATATGGATATTGGTAGTAACTTATACATCTACAAAAGGACTTGATAAGATAAAGAAAGTAACTTCACTAGGTGGAACTTCAGTTTTATTATTGAACGTATTTCTCTGGATTGGTGCTGTAGCAGTATTTTGGGGGAATCATGGAAATTTAAAACAACCAATTATGGGATTGAATTCATTTATTCAAACACCAAATCCTAAATATACTGGAGATATAATTGCTTCTTTAGCATTTGTAGTCTATGCTTTATTTGCTTATGGAGGTATAGAAGCTATAGGAGGATTAGCTGATGAGACTGAAAGCCCAGAAAAAACTTTTCCTAAAGGAATTTTATTTTCAGCTATTATAATTTCAGTAGGGTATTCAATAGGAATACTACTTATTGGTATATTTACTAACTGGGAAACTGTAATGGGAATAAAGGAGGTTAACTTAGGAAATGCTAGTTACATAGTTATGTCTAATTTAGGATATTCAATTGGAACGGCCTTTGGAGCAAGTGAAAATATAGCTATGTCTTTAGGACGTGGTGTTGCAAGGTACGTTGGACTTTCAATGTTTTTAGCATTATCAGGTGCATTTTTTACACTTATGTATTCACCATTAAAGCAGATAATTGAAGGTACACCAAGTAAATTGTGGCCAGGAAAAATTGGAGAAACTAAAAATGGTTTACCTATAAATGCTATGTGGATTCAAGCTACTATAGTTTGTATAATAATAGGACTAGTAGCTTTTGGAGGAAGTTCAATGGCAACATTTTTTAATATACTTGTTTCAATGACCAATGTAGCTATGACATTACCATATGTATTTATAACTCTTGCATTTCCATATTTTAAGAAGAAAAAAGAAATAACAAAACCATTTATAATATTTAAAACTCAAGGAAGTGCAAATTTTTGGACCTGTATAGTTGTGTTAACAATAGGACTAGCTAATTTATTTTGTATAATACAACCAGCTATAGAAGGTGATATTCAAACAACAATTTGGAGTATAATTGGACCGATAATATTTTCATTAGTTGCATGGCTTATGTATAAGAGTTATGAAAAGAAAAACAAAAGTAATGTTTTTAAAAATTAA
- a CDS encoding LiaF transmembrane domain-containing protein, whose amino-acid sequence MLKGRRVGTLTAGIVLVMFGVMFLLRLVTPNINVFIIVSLWPLILVLLGLEIILSYIINKEEKMRYDFSAIILAIILVFFAIGMGGAEFVITHLSQFKEII is encoded by the coding sequence ATGCTTAAGGGACGTAGAGTAGGAACATTAACAGCAGGAATTGTTTTAGTTATGTTTGGTGTGATGTTTTTACTTAGATTGGTTACACCAAATATTAATGTTTTTATAATAGTATCACTTTGGCCTCTTATTTTAGTACTTTTAGGATTGGAAATTATTTTATCATATATAATAAATAAAGAAGAAAAAATGAGGTATGATTTTAGTGCAATAATATTAGCTATTATTTTAGTGTTCTTTGCTATAGGAATGGGAGGAGCAGAATTTGTAATTACTCATTTATCACAATTTAAAGAAATAATTTAG
- a CDS encoding nucleotidyltransferase family protein translates to MNLNGVILAAGLSSRMKAFKPLLKLKGKTIIENSIDSMFNAGVNKIVVVLGYRAKEVESILQTKYDPSRLLFIYNHKYAETDMLTSIKIGISALNNCDAFYLLPGDMPAVSIQTFLAVKEIMYRTNAMVSFPTIDGYRKHPPLISCKCIDYILKSDSKGGLREIWKQFEDQIETVPVNDVGCILDADTKEDYNRLVKYMEG, encoded by the coding sequence ATGAATTTAAATGGAGTGATATTAGCTGCTGGTTTGTCTAGTCGCATGAAAGCGTTTAAACCGCTTTTGAAATTGAAAGGAAAAACAATTATTGAAAATAGTATCGATAGTATGTTTAATGCTGGTGTGAATAAAATAGTTGTGGTATTAGGCTACAGAGCTAAAGAAGTAGAATCTATACTTCAAACTAAATATGATCCTTCACGATTATTATTTATATATAATCATAAATATGCAGAAACTGATATGTTAACATCTATTAAAATTGGTATATCAGCATTGAATAATTGTGATGCTTTTTATCTTCTTCCAGGGGATATGCCAGCTGTAAGTATTCAAACTTTTCTTGCAGTTAAAGAAATTATGTACAGAACCAATGCCATGGTTTCATTTCCTACTATTGATGGATATCGAAAGCATCCACCATTAATTTCATGTAAATGTATAGATTATATCCTTAAGTCTGATTCAAAAGGTGGGCTTCGTGAAATATGGAAACAATTTGAAGATCAGATAGAAACAGTTCCTGTTAATGATGTTGGATGCATATTAGATGCAGATACAAAGGAGGATTATAATAGGCTAGTGAAATATATGGAGGGATAG